The DNA sequence CGCCTTGATGTCCCACAAAGCGGTATCGACGGCGGAGATCGCCGCCATGGTGACCGGCCCGCGGCGCCAGTACGCTCCTTGATAGAGGTACTGCCAGGTGTCTTCGATGCGCCGCGCGTCGCGGCCGATGAGCAGCGGGCAGACGTGATCGTTGAGGTAGCTGGCGACGGCCAGCTCGCGGCCGTTCAGCGTGGCGTCGCCGAGGCCGTGGATGCCGTCTTCCGTACTCAGCTTCAAGGTGACGAAGTTGCGCCCCGGACTGCAAACGATCACTTTGGCGTCGGTGATTCTCATGCCTGCGTTTATCCTACTTTGCCGTGCGAAATTGCCAAGGGACAAGGAGAAGGGATGGCGTATCCGCAGCTTGACCTGACCGGGAAGACGGCGGTGGTAATTGGCGGCACCAGCGGCATCGGGCTGGCGCTCACGCGCGCGCTGGCGCTGGCGGGCGCCGACGTGGCGCCGACCGCGCGCCGCAGCAAGGAAGTGGAGGCTGCGGCGGAGGAAGTGCGCAAAGCCGGACGGCGGTCACTGGCAATTTCCTCCGACGTGACCGATGCCGTAAGCATGGAGAAAGTGCTGGCGGCGGCGAAGAAGGAGTTCGGCGGCGTGGACATCCTGGTGAATTGCGCCGGACGCACCAAGCGCACGCCCACCCTGGAAGTGAGCGACGAAGAGTGGAATGGCATCATGGAAACGAACCTGACCGGCATGATGCGCGCGTGCCGCATCTTCGGCCGGCACATGATTGAACGCCGCTGGGGACGGATTATCAACATCGGGTCGCTGTCATCGTTTGTCGGGCTGCACGAGGTGGCGGCGTACGTCGCCAGCAAAGCGGCGGTGCTGGGACTGACCAAGGCGCTGGCCATCGAGTGGGCGAAATTTGGCGTGTGCGTGAACTGCATTGCGCCGGGAGTTTTTCGCACCCCGCTCAACACCGGACTGCTCGACAGCGACCGCGGACGCGAGTTCCTGGTGCGAACGCCAATGGGCCGCTTCGGAAAAGTTGAAGAACTGGGCGGCGCGGCCGTCTTCCTGGCCTCTGACGCGGCGAGTTTTGTGACCGGGACGGCGATCATTGTCGACGGCGGATTTTTGGCGAGCGGGGTCAATCAGTAGTTCCGGTTGCTCCTGCTTCGCCCTGCGCGCAGTTGTGTCCGAATTCCCTGGATCGGTCTCGGTCGCGCCCGCGCTCGCGGGGTCCTTCGCCCGCAAAGAACGCGGCCTCAGGATGACTGGCCGAGGATGTTCGTGACATCGAACATTACTTCTGCGCGGCGGCGCTCCGCGTTGCCGGCGCGTTCTTGTGCGCGTCGAGCCAGAGCAGCGCGTCGAGCAGATAGTACTGGCCGTAAATCAGCATGCCATCGTGCGGGCGGGTGCTGGAGCCGTGGCGCAGCACCCCCGGCGGAGTCGTGTCGCCCTGCGCGACCGGCGTCAGGTAGCGATCAATCAGGCTCTGCGCTATGGCCTCGCCCTGCCGGCGGTAACGCGAGCGGTCTTTTT is a window from the Terriglobales bacterium genome containing:
- a CDS encoding glucose 1-dehydrogenase: MAYPQLDLTGKTAVVIGGTSGIGLALTRALALAGADVAPTARRSKEVEAAAEEVRKAGRRSLAISSDVTDAVSMEKVLAAAKKEFGGVDILVNCAGRTKRTPTLEVSDEEWNGIMETNLTGMMRACRIFGRHMIERRWGRIINIGSLSSFVGLHEVAAYVASKAAVLGLTKALAIEWAKFGVCVNCIAPGVFRTPLNTGLLDSDRGREFLVRTPMGRFGKVEELGGAAVFLASDAASFVTGTAIIVDGGFLASGVNQ